One Rattus rattus isolate New Zealand chromosome 12, Rrattus_CSIRO_v1, whole genome shotgun sequence genomic window carries:
- the LOC116913786 gene encoding eosinophil cationic protein-like gives MGLKLLESRLCLLLLLGLVLMLASCQPPTPSQRFAIRHIYNRAYPRCNDAMRHVNRLTRNCKNKNTFLHTSFASVVRVCGNRNTPCTNRTNTNCHNSPYRVSITFCNLTTPARIYTQCRYQTTGSRKFYRVACDPRTPRDSRIYPVVPVHLDRIF, from the coding sequence ATGGGTCTGAAGCTGCTCGAGTCCAGACTttgtctccttctgcttctgggaCTTGTCCTAATGCTTGCCTCATGCCAGCCACCAACCCCTTCCCAGCGGTTTGCTATCCGGCACATCTATAATAGGGCTTATCCCCGATGTAATGATGCAATGAGACATGTTAACAGATTGACCAGAAATTGtaagaacaaaaatacttttcttcATACAAGTTTTGCTAGTGTTGTTCGTGTGTGTGGCAATAGAAACACCCCCTGTACAAACAGGACAAATACAAATTGTCATAACAGTCCATATCGGGTATCTATAACTTTCTGTAATCTCACAACTCCGGCAAGGATTTATACCCAATGCAGATACCAAACTACAGGATCCAGGAAGTTCTACAGAGTTGCCTGTGACCCCAGAACTCCAAGGGACAGTCGCATCTATCCAGTGGTTCCGGTTCACTTGGATAGGATATTTTAG